From a region of the Posidoniimonas corsicana genome:
- a CDS encoding MlaE family ABC transporter permease, whose translation MSTAERETAAHRPPGIVQGVRDSLIDLGDVVLNTVESVGDIVLFGARTVRWTVTRLPNAETLLVSLYQIGVRSLPVVALTGTFIGMVLAVQAYYQFRTFGMETRLGAMINLSMYRELGPVLAATMLAGRIGSSIAAELGTMRVTEQIDALESLGANPLRYLVAPRLLACLLMIPALTIMAMLMGVAGGAYYCIYVYDVDSFFYFNNANEAAGAWDVWYGVIKSFFFGGAIAIISCYRGFNCDPGAEGVGRASTIAFVQSFVVILVMDLGLSIMLDNIYFLVWPEEAM comes from the coding sequence ATGTCGACCGCCGAGAGAGAAACCGCCGCCCACCGCCCGCCGGGCATTGTGCAGGGCGTGCGCGACTCGCTGATCGACCTGGGCGACGTGGTGCTCAACACGGTCGAGAGCGTGGGCGACATCGTGCTGTTCGGCGCTCGGACGGTGCGCTGGACCGTCACCCGGCTGCCCAACGCCGAAACGCTGCTTGTCAGCCTGTACCAGATCGGCGTGCGGAGCCTGCCGGTGGTGGCCCTGACGGGGACCTTCATCGGCATGGTGCTGGCAGTGCAGGCGTATTACCAGTTCCGCACTTTCGGCATGGAGACCCGCCTCGGGGCGATGATCAACCTGTCGATGTACCGCGAGCTGGGCCCGGTGCTGGCGGCCACGATGCTGGCGGGGCGGATCGGCAGCTCGATCGCCGCGGAGCTGGGCACGATGCGCGTGACCGAGCAGATCGACGCGCTCGAGTCGCTCGGCGCCAACCCGCTGCGGTACCTGGTCGCGCCGCGGCTCTTGGCCTGTTTGCTGATGATCCCCGCGCTGACCATCATGGCGATGCTGATGGGCGTGGCGGGCGGCGCCTACTACTGCATCTACGTGTACGACGTCGACTCGTTCTTCTACTTCAACAACGCCAACGAGGCCGCCGGCGCCTGGGACGTGTGGTACGGCGTGATCAAGAGCTTCTTCTTCGGCGGCGCGATCGCCATCATCAGCTGCTACCGCGGCTTCAACTGCGACCCGGGCGCCGAGGGCGTGGGCCGCGCCTCGACCATCGCGTTCGTGCAGTCGTTCGTGGTGATCCTGGTGATGGACCTCGGGCTCAGCATCATGCTGGACAACATCTACTTCCTGGTCTGGCCCGAGGAGGCGATGTGA
- the ruvX gene encoding Holliday junction resolvase RuvX yields the protein MGKAKGEDSGADAPLSPSPFPLSKRVAGIDYGTVRIGIAIGDLEVRMASPYENYTRRSDRLDAQYFKQLAQEERLARWVVGLPVHLSGEESQKSHEARQFGKWLTELTGVPVDYFDERYTSAHAEEILQAANLTKKKRKARLDALAAQIMLTAYLESGAQGNDDPGSIG from the coding sequence ATGGGAAAGGCGAAAGGGGAGGATAGCGGAGCTGACGCTCCCCTTTCGCCTTCCCCCTTTCCCCTTTCGAAACGCGTCGCGGGCATCGACTACGGCACGGTGCGGATCGGCATCGCCATCGGCGACCTGGAGGTCCGCATGGCGTCGCCGTACGAGAACTACACCCGCCGCAGCGATCGGCTCGACGCGCAGTATTTCAAGCAGCTCGCCCAAGAAGAGCGACTAGCGAGATGGGTCGTCGGCCTGCCCGTTCACCTCAGCGGCGAGGAGAGTCAGAAGAGCCACGAGGCCCGCCAGTTTGGCAAGTGGCTGACCGAGCTGACCGGCGTGCCGGTCGACTACTTCGACGAGCGGTACACCTCGGCCCACGCGGAGGAAATCCTGCAGGCGGCCAACCTGACCAAGAAGAAACGCAAGGCCCGCCTCGACGCGCTGGCCGCACAGATCATGCTGACCGCGTACCTGGAGTCCGGCGCGCAGGGCAACGACGACCCTGGGTCGATCGGCTAG
- a CDS encoding mannose-1-phosphate guanylyltransferase, whose product MLHAIIMAGGSGTRFWPASRSATPKQMLRLVGDETMIRQTSSRFGALIPPERRMVVTNRRLVDGVREQLPDLPAGAVVGEPCKRDTAPCIGLAALLVTRVANDPDATMLVCPADHVIPDDDAFQDAVKQAESLINESPGRIVTFGIKPSYPAEIFGYIQRSERLPDSGAPAFKVARFVEKPDAKTAAEYVNTGDFYWNSGIFVWRASTILDALRERQPAMLEHLELIVDAWNTPDRDAVFDQEFTAIEGISIDYAVMEHATDVAVIEAPFEWDDLGGWQSLTRRLGADESGNTIVGKHLGFNTEGSIVRSSDDHLVVTLGLKDCIVVHTPDATLVASKHDEESIRKVVKELESRGWAEHL is encoded by the coding sequence ATGCTCCACGCGATCATCATGGCCGGCGGCTCCGGCACCCGCTTCTGGCCCGCCAGCCGCTCCGCCACCCCCAAGCAGATGCTCCGCCTGGTCGGCGACGAGACCATGATCCGCCAGACCAGCAGCCGCTTCGGCGCCCTCATCCCGCCGGAGCGGCGGATGGTGGTCACCAACCGCCGGCTGGTGGACGGCGTGCGGGAGCAGCTGCCGGATCTGCCCGCCGGCGCGGTGGTGGGCGAGCCCTGCAAGCGTGACACCGCGCCGTGCATCGGCCTGGCGGCGCTGCTGGTGACCCGCGTGGCCAACGACCCCGACGCCACGATGCTGGTCTGCCCCGCGGACCACGTGATCCCCGATGACGACGCGTTCCAAGACGCGGTGAAGCAGGCCGAGTCGCTGATCAACGAGAGCCCCGGGCGGATCGTCACGTTCGGCATCAAGCCGTCTTACCCGGCGGAGATCTTCGGCTACATCCAGCGGAGCGAGCGGCTGCCGGACAGCGGCGCGCCGGCCTTCAAGGTCGCCCGGTTTGTCGAGAAGCCCGACGCCAAGACCGCGGCCGAGTATGTGAACACCGGCGACTTCTACTGGAACAGCGGCATCTTCGTGTGGCGGGCGTCGACCATCCTCGACGCGCTCCGCGAGCGGCAGCCGGCCATGCTGGAGCACCTGGAGCTGATCGTCGACGCGTGGAACACCCCGGACCGCGACGCCGTGTTCGACCAGGAGTTCACCGCCATCGAGGGGATCAGCATCGACTACGCAGTGATGGAGCACGCGACCGACGTCGCCGTGATCGAGGCGCCCTTCGAGTGGGACGACCTCGGCGGCTGGCAGTCGCTCACCCGCCGGCTGGGCGCCGACGAGAGCGGCAACACCATCGTCGGCAAGCACCTGGGTTTCAACACCGAGGGGTCGATCGTCCGCAGCTCGGACGACCACCTGGTGGTCACGCTCGGGCTGAAGGACTGCATCGTGGTGCACACGCCCGACGCCACGCTCGTGGCCAGCAAGCACGACGAGGAGAGCATCCGCAAGGTGGTGAAAGAGCTCGAGTCACGCGGCTGGGCGGAGCACCTATGA
- a CDS encoding ATP-dependent Clp protease ATP-binding subunit — protein MYERFTDRARKVMQLANQEAQRFNHEYIGTEHVLLGLIKEGSGVAANVLKNLDVDLRKIRLEVEKLVQSGPDMVTMGKLPQTPRAKKVIEYSMEEARNLNHNYVGTEHILLGLLREQEGVAAQVLMNLGLKLDEVREEVLNLLGHGIEGGESERGGRGGSPGEEGEEEGREGGGGKKRNSRTPALDSFGRDLTELAKQKKLDPVIGREKEIERAIQVLCRRTKNNPVLLGEAGVGKTAIVEGFAQRVVDGNVPELLLERRIVVLDLAMMVAGTKYRGQFEERIKAVMNEVRRAKNTILFIDELHTLVGAGGAEGAIDASNVLKPALARGEIQCIGATTLDEYRKYIEKDSALARRFQEVMVEPTTADDTKEILRGLRDRYEEHHRVQITDDAVEAAVDLSDRYITGRCLPDKAIDVIDEAGARVRLKSMSKPPNLKELDEEVEQLNRDKEEAVASQDFEKAAALRDQADKLKKKKTQITKEWREKSRENGGVVDEDVIAEVVSKMTGIPLTRMSTEDSLRLMQMEDELHKKVISQHEAIHAIAKAVRRSRSGLQDPKRPTGTFVFAGPTGVGKTLLAKALAEFMFGDEEALIQIDMSEYMEKHNVSRLIGAPPGYVGYEEGGQLTEQIRRRPYAVVLLDEIEKAHPEVFNMLLQLMEEGRLTDSFGRSVDFRNTIVIMTTNAGAEAIKNESAFGFQKPDDDASYDGMKARVMDEIEKVFRPEFINRVNDVIVFRHLTGEDLKEVVDLELAKVRSRLEEKGLALQLTDEAKEFLIKKGSNTDYGARPLRRAIESFIEDPLSEELLKGEFVGKDNIKVEVKKVGDKKQLVFEGETLNREEEAEPVGAAAGGESDDSSDE, from the coding sequence ATGTACGAACGCTTCACCGATCGCGCCCGCAAGGTGATGCAGCTGGCCAACCAAGAGGCCCAGCGTTTCAATCACGAATACATCGGCACCGAGCACGTGCTGCTCGGCCTCATCAAGGAAGGCAGCGGCGTCGCGGCCAACGTGCTGAAGAACCTGGACGTCGACCTACGCAAGATCCGCCTGGAAGTCGAGAAGCTGGTCCAGAGCGGCCCCGACATGGTCACCATGGGCAAGCTGCCCCAGACCCCGCGGGCGAAGAAGGTCATCGAGTACTCGATGGAAGAGGCCCGCAACCTCAACCACAACTACGTCGGCACCGAGCACATCCTGCTGGGCCTGCTGCGTGAGCAGGAGGGCGTGGCGGCGCAGGTGCTGATGAACCTCGGCCTGAAGCTCGACGAGGTCCGCGAGGAGGTGCTCAACCTGCTCGGCCACGGCATCGAGGGCGGCGAGAGCGAGCGCGGCGGACGCGGCGGTTCGCCCGGCGAAGAGGGCGAGGAGGAGGGCCGCGAGGGCGGCGGCGGCAAGAAACGCAACAGCCGCACCCCGGCGCTCGACAGCTTCGGCCGCGACCTGACCGAGCTGGCCAAGCAGAAGAAGCTGGACCCGGTGATCGGCCGCGAGAAGGAGATCGAGCGGGCCATCCAGGTGCTCTGCCGCCGCACCAAGAACAACCCGGTGCTGCTCGGCGAGGCGGGCGTCGGCAAGACGGCCATCGTCGAGGGCTTCGCCCAGCGCGTGGTCGACGGCAACGTGCCCGAGCTGCTGCTGGAGCGCCGCATCGTGGTGCTCGACCTGGCGATGATGGTCGCCGGCACCAAGTACCGCGGCCAGTTCGAGGAGCGCATCAAGGCGGTCATGAACGAGGTGCGCCGGGCCAAGAACACCATCCTGTTCATCGACGAGCTGCACACGCTGGTCGGCGCCGGCGGCGCCGAGGGCGCGATCGACGCGTCCAACGTGCTGAAGCCGGCCCTCGCCCGCGGCGAGATCCAGTGCATCGGCGCCACCACGCTCGACGAGTACCGCAAGTACATCGAGAAGGACTCGGCGCTCGCCCGCCGGTTCCAGGAGGTGATGGTCGAGCCGACCACCGCCGACGACACCAAGGAGATCCTCCGCGGGCTCCGCGACCGGTACGAGGAGCACCACCGGGTGCAGATCACTGACGACGCGGTCGAGGCCGCGGTCGACCTGTCGGACCGCTACATCACCGGCCGCTGCCTGCCGGACAAGGCGATCGACGTCATCGACGAGGCCGGCGCCCGCGTGCGGCTGAAGTCGATGAGCAAGCCGCCAAACCTGAAGGAGCTGGACGAGGAGGTCGAGCAGCTCAACCGCGACAAGGAAGAGGCGGTCGCCAGCCAGGACTTCGAGAAGGCCGCCGCGCTGCGTGACCAGGCCGACAAGCTCAAGAAGAAGAAGACGCAGATCACCAAGGAGTGGCGCGAGAAGTCGCGCGAGAACGGCGGCGTCGTCGACGAGGACGTCATCGCCGAGGTGGTCAGCAAGATGACCGGCATCCCGCTCACCCGCATGAGCACCGAGGACAGCCTGCGGCTCATGCAGATGGAGGACGAGCTGCACAAGAAGGTCATCAGCCAGCACGAGGCCATCCACGCCATCGCCAAGGCGGTGCGGCGCAGCCGCTCCGGCCTGCAGGACCCCAAGCGGCCCACCGGCACGTTCGTGTTCGCCGGCCCGACCGGCGTCGGCAAGACGCTGCTGGCCAAGGCGCTGGCTGAGTTCATGTTCGGCGATGAGGAGGCCCTCATCCAGATCGACATGTCCGAGTACATGGAGAAGCACAACGTCAGCCGCCTGATCGGCGCGCCCCCCGGGTACGTCGGCTACGAGGAGGGCGGCCAGCTCACCGAGCAGATCCGCCGCCGCCCGTACGCGGTCGTGCTGCTGGACGAGATCGAGAAGGCCCACCCCGAGGTCTTCAACATGCTGCTGCAGCTGATGGAGGAGGGCCGCCTGACCGACTCGTTCGGACGCAGCGTCGACTTCCGGAACACGATCGTCATCATGACGACCAACGCCGGCGCCGAGGCCATCAAGAACGAGTCCGCGTTCGGCTTCCAGAAGCCCGACGACGACGCCAGCTACGACGGCATGAAGGCCCGCGTGATGGACGAGATCGAGAAGGTCTTCCGCCCCGAGTTCATCAACCGCGTGAACGACGTCATCGTCTTCCGCCACCTGACCGGCGAGGACCTCAAGGAGGTCGTCGACCTGGAGCTGGCCAAGGTCCGCAGCCGCCTGGAGGAGAAGGGGCTCGCGCTGCAGCTCACCGACGAGGCCAAGGAGTTCCTCATCAAGAAGGGCTCGAACACCGACTACGGCGCGCGTCCGCTGCGTCGGGCGATCGAGTCGTTCATCGAGGACCCGCTCTCCGAGGAGCTGCTCAAGGGCGAGTTCGTCGGCAAGGACAACATCAAGGTCGAGGTCAAGAAGGTCGGCGACAAGAAGCAGCTGGTCTTCGAGGGCGAGACCCTCAACCGCGAGGAAGAGGCCGAGCCGGTCGGCGCCGCCGCCGGCGGCGAGTCGGACGACTCGTCCGACGAGTAG
- a CDS encoding TolB family protein, whose translation MPERGRQFYPPVCLKAAIVAGFVCFQCNSRLAAQDAIAGLELKPDLRELIVSHADSSNTLQLYSMQEDSTAKRQLTDGSLDCIHPAWSPDGEKVVYVQQHEKGMGLWLTDPQGQESRLLTEAGNNLLPSWAPDSKHIVWMFTEGGEDPTRNSQLRIMNTETLESRRLFSDPEQMAFSNSMPVVSPNGSKVAFVSNRSGGFRIWVSNLDGSQAKPISPVVTAYSEAINAPIEQKVPAWSPDGKWIAHWEGVEMVHLSRFTGEQNPQRDELISESWHVWVVGSDGRNKRRAGRGDDPTWSPDGFVTRSFPDPSKGGPKVMLETEQGWKELDIVPPNTRYARFTWKP comes from the coding sequence ATGCCTGAACGGGGGCGGCAATTCTACCCGCCGGTCTGTCTCAAGGCGGCAATCGTGGCCGGCTTTGTTTGTTTCCAATGCAATTCTCGGTTGGCGGCGCAGGATGCGATTGCTGGGCTCGAGTTGAAACCGGACTTGCGTGAGCTCATTGTCAGCCATGCCGACTCAAGTAACACGCTGCAACTCTATTCCATGCAGGAGGATAGTACGGCAAAACGCCAGCTCACGGACGGCTCACTTGATTGCATCCATCCAGCCTGGTCTCCAGACGGCGAGAAAGTCGTCTACGTTCAGCAACATGAGAAGGGGATGGGTCTCTGGCTGACTGATCCTCAAGGGCAGGAGTCTAGACTGCTCACGGAAGCGGGGAATAATCTCCTGCCTTCATGGGCGCCCGACTCTAAGCACATCGTCTGGATGTTCACGGAAGGAGGGGAGGACCCTACCAGGAATAGCCAGTTGCGGATCATGAACACGGAGACGCTGGAATCCAGGCGACTCTTTAGTGATCCAGAGCAGATGGCCTTCAGCAACTCGATGCCCGTAGTCTCTCCTAACGGGAGCAAGGTGGCATTCGTCTCGAATCGGAGTGGCGGCTTCAGGATTTGGGTGAGCAACCTAGATGGGAGTCAAGCTAAACCAATCTCGCCGGTCGTGACTGCCTATAGCGAGGCGATCAATGCGCCCATCGAGCAAAAGGTTCCCGCCTGGTCTCCCGACGGCAAATGGATTGCCCACTGGGAAGGGGTTGAGATGGTCCACCTGAGCCGATTCACTGGAGAGCAGAACCCCCAGAGAGATGAGTTGATCTCAGAGTCCTGGCACGTCTGGGTTGTCGGTAGCGACGGGAGGAACAAACGAAGAGCTGGCCGTGGTGATGACCCAACATGGTCTCCCGATGGGTTTGTGACTCGTTCTTTTCCAGATCCAAGCAAGGGGGGCCCGAAGGTTATGCTCGAAACAGAGCAAGGATGGAAGGAACTGGACATCGTCCCTCCAAATACTCGCTACGCTCGCTTCACCTGGAAGCCATGA
- a CDS encoding thiamine phosphate synthase: MDAATARILDASLNRAAEGLRVVEDYTRFVLGDAHLSGLAKGLRHDLSQLGQTHLPGERRHAARDTPGDVGTRIDTESERRRGSAWEVCAASLKRVEQSLRSIEEYGKLVDPRLGAEAERLRYQAYTLEKAIDTGRVCSQRLAGVRLCVLIDGQSDEDGFLGLARSLVDAGVGMLQLRDKSLADRDLARHARALVELTRGSGTLAIINDRADIAAASGADGVHLGLDDLSVYDARRSVGLDALVGVSTHNLDDARRAVRDGASYLGAGPTFVSRTKRFDEFAGLDYLRAVSAEVSLPTFAIGGVDAENLPQVLDAGATRIAVASAVTAAADPGAAARELIAGLAAGN, encoded by the coding sequence TTGGACGCGGCAACGGCACGGATCCTGGACGCCTCGCTGAACCGCGCCGCCGAGGGGCTGCGGGTGGTGGAGGACTACACGCGGTTTGTGCTCGGCGACGCGCACCTGTCGGGCCTCGCGAAAGGGCTGCGGCACGACCTGTCGCAGCTCGGGCAAACCCACCTGCCGGGCGAACGCCGCCACGCCGCCCGCGACACCCCGGGCGATGTCGGCACGCGCATCGACACCGAGTCCGAGCGCCGCCGCGGGTCGGCGTGGGAAGTCTGCGCCGCCAGCCTGAAGCGGGTGGAGCAGTCGCTCCGCAGCATCGAGGAGTACGGCAAGCTGGTCGACCCGCGGCTGGGCGCCGAGGCCGAGCGGCTCCGCTACCAGGCCTACACGCTGGAGAAAGCGATCGACACGGGCCGCGTGTGCAGCCAGCGGCTGGCCGGCGTGCGGCTGTGCGTGCTGATCGATGGCCAATCGGACGAGGACGGCTTCCTCGGCCTTGCGCGGTCGCTGGTCGACGCGGGCGTGGGGATGCTGCAGCTGCGTGACAAGTCGCTCGCCGACCGCGACCTCGCCCGGCACGCCAGGGCGCTCGTGGAGCTGACCCGCGGGTCTGGGACGCTGGCCATCATCAACGACCGGGCGGACATCGCCGCCGCCAGCGGCGCCGACGGCGTGCACCTGGGGCTGGACGACCTGTCGGTCTACGACGCCAGGCGGTCGGTCGGGCTGGACGCGCTGGTCGGCGTGTCGACCCACAACCTGGACGACGCGCGGCGGGCGGTGCGGGACGGGGCCAGCTACCTGGGCGCGGGGCCGACGTTCGTCTCGCGGACCAAGCGGTTCGACGAGTTCGCGGGGCTCGACTACCTCCGCGCCGTCTCGGCCGAGGTGAGCCTGCCCACGTTCGCCATTGGCGGCGTCGACGCCGAGAACCTGCCGCAGGTGCTAGACGCCGGCGCCACGCGCATCGCGGTCGCCTCGGCGGTGACCGCGGCAGCGGACCCAGGGGCGGCTGCGCGGGAGCTGATCGCTGGGCTCGCAGCTGGGAACTGA
- a CDS encoding family 43 glycosylhydrolase — MFGRLELLLYVLLAGSLVQATGVPALGENPVVDGYFGDPTVLIHEGTLYLMATKDPWGGDDLACFSTTDLKSWRSHTLNWPTYDACISESKNGNRVWAPEVIRGPDGRFYLYVSVGSEIYCGVAAHPLGPWENVRKDRGPIVHSQRGSAVHTIDASPFIDTDGRVYLYWGSGHNWENGQCMAVELEPDMHTFRGAAKNITPPNYFEGPHMVKRNGKYYLMYSEGKTIDKSYQVRYAVGDSPLGSFTKEGRNSPILSTDEQLSVWGPGHHCVFSIHGQDFIAYHRHRRPYDPDPMRRQICFDFLSFDRDGWIERVRPTESGIAPLAGPLE, encoded by the coding sequence ATGTTTGGACGACTTGAACTGCTGCTCTACGTCTTGCTTGCCGGATCGCTCGTGCAGGCGACGGGCGTGCCGGCCTTGGGAGAGAACCCGGTTGTTGATGGCTACTTCGGCGATCCAACGGTTTTGATTCACGAGGGCACGCTGTACCTGATGGCGACGAAGGACCCGTGGGGTGGCGACGACCTGGCTTGCTTCTCAACGACCGACTTGAAGTCGTGGCGGTCACACACCCTCAATTGGCCCACCTACGACGCCTGCATCAGCGAGTCGAAGAACGGCAACCGAGTCTGGGCGCCCGAGGTCATTCGAGGACCCGATGGTCGATTCTACTTGTATGTGTCCGTTGGGTCGGAGATCTACTGCGGCGTGGCGGCGCACCCCTTGGGCCCGTGGGAGAACGTAAGGAAGGACCGCGGTCCGATTGTCCACAGCCAGCGGGGCAGCGCCGTGCACACCATCGACGCCTCGCCGTTCATCGACACCGACGGACGCGTCTACCTGTACTGGGGATCGGGGCACAACTGGGAAAACGGGCAGTGCATGGCCGTTGAGCTCGAGCCCGACATGCACACATTTCGGGGCGCCGCTAAGAACATCACCCCACCGAACTACTTCGAGGGGCCGCACATGGTGAAGAGGAACGGCAAGTACTACCTGATGTACTCAGAAGGCAAGACAATCGACAAGTCGTACCAGGTGCGCTACGCCGTTGGCGACAGTCCGCTGGGGAGTTTCACCAAGGAAGGCCGGAACAGTCCGATCCTCTCAACCGACGAGCAGCTTAGCGTCTGGGGGCCGGGGCACCACTGCGTGTTCTCAATCCATGGGCAGGACTTTATCGCCTACCACCGCCATCGTCGCCCGTACGACCCAGACCCAATGCGTCGACAGATTTGCTTCGACTTTCTCAGCTTCGATCGTGACGGCTGGATCGAGCGTGTCCGGCCCACCGAATCCGGGATCGCACCCTTGGCCGGGCCGCTTGAGTAG
- a CDS encoding transposase has product MDDPIGFFFTWVTYGTWLPGDSRGWVEHRHGWRPAQPALELESAARMTEDACWLSHQQRKAVEDQVAETCLHRRWRLHAANCRTNHLHAVVSAPGTPPKKIRADLKAWATRRLKLQFVADRKNWWAERGSTRWLWAEDDLDAAVQYVAEGQGRRGGCG; this is encoded by the coding sequence ATGGACGACCCCATCGGATTCTTCTTCACCTGGGTAACTTACGGAACGTGGTTACCAGGCGATTCCCGGGGATGGGTCGAGCACCGGCACGGCTGGCGGCCGGCCCAACCGGCGCTCGAGCTCGAATCAGCCGCCAGAATGACTGAGGACGCCTGTTGGTTGAGCCACCAGCAGAGGAAGGCCGTCGAAGACCAAGTCGCCGAAACCTGCTTGCATCGGCGCTGGCGTCTTCATGCGGCCAACTGTCGAACCAATCACCTTCACGCAGTCGTTTCGGCGCCGGGAACGCCCCCGAAAAAGATCCGCGCCGATCTGAAGGCGTGGGCCACGCGTCGCCTGAAGCTGCAGTTCGTCGCCGATCGTAAGAACTGGTGGGCGGAACGCGGGAGCACCCGTTGGCTCTGGGCGGAGGATGACCTCGACGCGGCGGTCCAGTACGTGGCCGAAGGGCAGGGTAGGCGGGGCGGCTGCGGATGA